A single Crateriforma conspicua DNA region contains:
- a CDS encoding TIGR00341 family protein, which yields MRFLQIFIPEGAGGNFDELLEGQRVLGTWRGDTSDQRIVLHLLVPAEATEPIMDRFEEAFGTHEGFCIVVLPVEAVLPRPDVAKEADQDSDADVDSDQDSTSDSGRVSREELYSEITETLGIDRVFLAMTILSSVVAAVGLLRDDVAVIIGAMVIAPLLGPNVAMSLATTLGDLALLRRALLTNVVGVTVTLLVALGIGILLDVDPKIPAIQSRTEVNLGDLTLALAAGAAGTFAFTRGMSSAVIGVMVAVALMPPLVTFGMLFAEGAYRPAAGAMMLVMANVVSVNLTGVATFIAQGVRPRSWWEEEQAKRSTRIAIAIWVTLLIALIAILLVYQKNETLNN from the coding sequence TTGAGATTTCTGCAGATATTTATTCCCGAAGGCGCCGGTGGCAACTTTGACGAGTTGTTGGAGGGCCAGAGGGTTCTGGGGACTTGGCGTGGCGATACCTCCGATCAACGGATCGTGCTGCACTTGTTGGTGCCCGCCGAAGCCACCGAGCCGATCATGGACCGGTTCGAAGAAGCGTTTGGGACCCACGAAGGCTTCTGTATCGTCGTACTGCCGGTCGAGGCGGTTCTGCCGCGCCCCGACGTCGCCAAGGAAGCGGATCAAGACTCTGACGCGGACGTTGACTCGGATCAGGACAGTACCAGCGACAGCGGACGAGTCAGCCGTGAGGAGTTGTACAGTGAGATCACAGAAACTCTGGGCATTGATCGTGTCTTTCTGGCAATGACGATCTTGTCGTCAGTCGTGGCAGCGGTCGGCCTGTTGCGAGACGACGTCGCGGTGATCATCGGTGCCATGGTGATCGCGCCGCTTTTGGGGCCCAATGTGGCCATGTCGTTGGCGACGACTTTGGGTGATCTTGCCTTGCTTCGTCGTGCGCTGCTGACCAACGTGGTCGGGGTGACCGTAACGCTGTTGGTCGCATTGGGCATTGGGATTTTGTTGGACGTCGATCCGAAGATTCCCGCCATCCAGTCCCGGACCGAAGTCAATCTTGGCGATCTGACTTTGGCATTGGCCGCCGGTGCCGCGGGAACCTTCGCCTTCACCCGTGGCATGTCCAGCGCGGTGATCGGAGTGATGGTGGCGGTTGCGTTGATGCCACCACTCGTCACGTTTGGGATGTTGTTCGCCGAAGGAGCCTATCGACCTGCCGCCGGGGCGATGATGCTGGTCATGGCCAATGTGGTCAGCGTCAATTTGACGGGCGTGGCGACGTTCATTGCGCAGGGGGTGCGACCGCGATCGTGGTGGGAAGAAGAACAGGCCAAGAGATCGACGCGCATTGCGATCGCCATCTGGGTCACGTTGTTGATCGCACTGATTGCCATCCTGTTGGTCTATCAGAAGAACGAGACGTTGAACAACTGA
- a CDS encoding alpha-L-fucosidase, protein MKTSTLNRITPPLPKAGAIYRLAISVVAVCLLTGKFCTGQDLPSYDPNWESLQKYQIPDWMADAKFGIFVHWGPSCVSEHKTDWYPRWMYEDAVQRHHVTGEIKVHQPHPAYLYHVQTYGDPSEVGYKDLIPMFKAENFDAKEWVDLFVEAGAKYVIPVAEHHDGYAMYDSSHTRWNSVEIGPKRDLLAELRDEIRRQGLIFGASSHYAFNWRYYPQDPAYDTGNPQFSDLYAPQHKQGEPANKEFLEMWWVRTKEIIDNYQPDILWFDFGLDSPEFAPYHPKLAAYYYNHGRKRGVTTVLQTKNLRFPSYPKGTHMLDLERSKSDEMLDELWQTDTSVGSNSWFYCDDWESKSANSLIDDLVDIVSKNGCLLLNIGPDSSGRIPDEQADVLREIGRWLKVNGEAIYGTRPWKVFGEGPAKVATGHLSEGKNREFTSDDIRFTAKSGTFYATLLQAPQGEVRIQSLNANEHPRLKQIDSIAVLGSDQTLKWRLSDEGLTIESIVDPPFDHAVVLKINVLD, encoded by the coding sequence ATGAAAACTTCAACCCTCAATCGAATCACGCCTCCACTGCCCAAAGCTGGCGCGATCTATCGGCTTGCAATAAGCGTAGTCGCCGTCTGCCTGCTGACTGGCAAGTTTTGCACTGGACAGGATTTACCTTCGTACGATCCGAATTGGGAATCGCTTCAGAAGTATCAAATTCCTGATTGGATGGCGGATGCCAAATTTGGAATCTTCGTCCACTGGGGACCGTCGTGTGTTTCCGAACACAAAACCGATTGGTATCCACGCTGGATGTATGAGGATGCGGTCCAGCGACATCACGTGACCGGTGAAATCAAAGTCCATCAACCTCATCCCGCGTACCTGTATCACGTGCAGACTTACGGCGATCCGTCCGAGGTGGGTTACAAAGATCTGATCCCCATGTTCAAAGCGGAAAACTTTGACGCGAAAGAATGGGTGGACCTGTTTGTCGAGGCCGGTGCGAAGTATGTCATTCCGGTGGCAGAGCACCATGACGGCTACGCAATGTATGACTCATCGCACACACGCTGGAACTCGGTTGAGATTGGTCCCAAACGTGATCTGTTGGCCGAACTGCGTGATGAAATTCGGCGACAAGGATTGATCTTCGGCGCGTCATCGCACTACGCGTTCAATTGGCGGTACTATCCGCAAGATCCCGCTTATGACACGGGCAATCCACAGTTCTCTGACCTGTACGCGCCGCAGCACAAACAAGGCGAACCCGCGAACAAAGAATTCTTGGAAATGTGGTGGGTTCGCACCAAGGAAATCATCGACAACTATCAGCCCGACATTTTGTGGTTCGACTTCGGACTCGATTCCCCCGAGTTCGCTCCCTATCACCCGAAGCTCGCCGCGTACTACTACAATCACGGGCGCAAACGTGGTGTGACCACAGTCTTGCAAACCAAAAACCTGCGATTCCCTTCGTATCCCAAGGGAACGCATATGTTGGATCTGGAACGCAGCAAGTCCGATGAAATGCTGGACGAACTTTGGCAGACCGACACATCGGTGGGCAGCAATTCGTGGTTTTACTGTGACGATTGGGAATCCAAGTCCGCGAACTCGTTGATCGATGATTTGGTCGACATCGTCAGCAAAAACGGTTGCTTGCTACTGAACATCGGCCCGGATAGCAGTGGTCGCATCCCAGACGAACAGGCTGATGTTTTGCGAGAGATCGGTCGCTGGTTGAAGGTCAACGGCGAAGCGATCTACGGCACGCGGCCTTGGAAAGTCTTTGGCGAAGGTCCAGCGAAAGTCGCGACCGGCCACCTTAGCGAGGGCAAAAATCGGGAATTTACCAGCGATGACATTCGATTCACAGCAAAGTCTGGCACCTTCTACGCAACGCTATTACAGGCACCTCAGGGCGAAGTGCGGATCCAATCACTCAACGCCAACGAACACCCAAGACTGAAGCAGATTGATTCCATCGCTGTGCTCGGTTCAGACCAAACCTTGAAATGGCGATTATCTGATGAGGGCCTGACGATTGAATCGATCGTTGATCCGCCATTTGACCACGCGGTCGTGCTGAAGATCAACGTGCTGGATTAA
- a CDS encoding mechanosensitive ion channel domain-containing protein, protein MPKDHREPDDWATSVYADQHLRSARDSIDRFDSIYRSGAPVIADVAYENAQFVRQWVEAARSYLRLSDQVHDADRNRRSTLHDFQEVQQKLEHHGLTPTVGLLLRHKKEQLDQWQVEHGQATFVNQALSEARQQQLKLDLVEFDGSDPIAQASRVLAKAGYRDVPDHDPLRRQVEELLDQRYAWLDSLRTAYDDYQNKLSELDSVTNASRDLADEYRALIDRHVAWIRSDDPISLGDLQNFKSGMGALFDAQRSADFGPTVERKLRDNPVAGISTLAWIIVALAIRWLAKSWLIGIGNKKRLRKTHPMRRKLSAGILTVVVATGIPSCFFLISRWLGDGIVSEATLYASSAFAAGSLVALFIEVPRQWLRAGGYLDQHVDIELERRPRAMTYLTIVGTGLVIAAYAVTLMGLMNQGMWRGSVSRIGFITAMLLVAWTLHRSFKPTGGFLEPLIEKFCGSVIHHARLLLYIAALAFPVAMIGLSALGYGFTTAEIIRRAIWTAVIAMSAAMIWPGLKFASEELWERITGMARDQADGDVIGGYADTGKVSGALGEHFLELKHHLAFLCQCGLVLAAIFGFGWLWIDVFPNADVGNPVVWTVDDVVTQTVIDADGTSSLQSRTEPRPVTAFHLVLAAATLFVAFQLAKLLPALYDALVLQRVSFDEGMEHFTFILGRVLIFGIGCLIAGRFIGLRWQTIQWLAVGLTIGLGFGLQDMVRNLFGGLIVLFEKPARLGDRITVGKVTGRVAAQRLRTTVLADDDGREVIVPNKNFVSTDVVNWMGAGRLSAVAMEVSTTRDQRPADLCRMLQELMIEQPDVLLTPAPQATLVCVGQRSQRIEVRVWVEETKSVSRYRDQMLRLIRTFLSERDLLAGNQPSQPELADVMPGGDELDHLFDDDFDTPNLSKSTRRRRPA, encoded by the coding sequence TTGCCCAAAGACCATCGTGAACCCGACGATTGGGCGACTTCGGTCTACGCGGACCAACATCTGCGATCGGCCCGGGACTCCATCGACCGGTTTGACTCGATCTATCGATCGGGGGCACCGGTCATCGCCGACGTCGCCTACGAAAACGCTCAGTTCGTCAGGCAATGGGTCGAAGCGGCGAGATCGTACCTGCGGCTGTCCGATCAGGTCCACGATGCGGATCGGAACCGACGATCCACGTTGCATGATTTCCAAGAAGTTCAGCAGAAACTGGAACACCACGGTCTGACACCGACCGTGGGATTGTTGCTGCGGCACAAGAAAGAACAACTGGACCAGTGGCAGGTCGAACACGGCCAAGCGACGTTCGTCAATCAAGCACTGTCCGAAGCCCGACAACAACAGCTGAAGTTGGACTTGGTCGAATTTGACGGCTCCGACCCGATCGCCCAAGCGTCACGTGTGCTGGCCAAAGCCGGCTATCGCGATGTCCCGGATCACGACCCGCTGCGACGGCAAGTCGAAGAATTGTTGGACCAGCGGTACGCCTGGTTGGATTCGCTTCGCACGGCCTATGACGACTATCAAAACAAACTCAGCGAACTGGATTCGGTGACCAATGCGTCGCGTGACTTGGCCGACGAATATCGCGCACTGATCGATCGTCACGTGGCATGGATCCGCAGCGATGATCCGATCAGTTTAGGCGACCTACAGAACTTCAAAAGCGGAATGGGCGCGCTGTTCGATGCCCAACGCAGCGCCGACTTTGGTCCGACCGTTGAACGGAAATTGCGCGACAATCCCGTGGCGGGAATCAGCACGTTGGCCTGGATCATCGTTGCGTTGGCCATTCGCTGGTTGGCCAAGTCATGGCTGATCGGAATCGGCAACAAAAAGCGTCTTCGCAAAACGCATCCGATGCGGCGAAAACTGTCCGCCGGAATCTTGACCGTGGTGGTCGCGACCGGAATCCCCTCGTGCTTCTTTTTGATTTCGCGATGGTTGGGCGACGGAATCGTTTCCGAAGCCACGCTGTATGCGTCCAGCGCGTTTGCGGCGGGCAGTTTGGTCGCTCTGTTCATCGAAGTTCCCCGGCAATGGTTGCGTGCCGGCGGGTACTTGGACCAACACGTCGACATCGAATTGGAACGTCGGCCCCGGGCGATGACCTACCTGACCATCGTGGGCACCGGATTGGTGATTGCCGCCTATGCCGTGACGCTGATGGGGTTGATGAACCAGGGCATGTGGCGTGGATCGGTGTCACGAATCGGTTTTATTACCGCCATGTTGTTGGTCGCCTGGACACTGCACCGTTCGTTCAAACCGACCGGCGGGTTCCTGGAACCGCTGATCGAAAAATTCTGTGGCAGCGTGATTCACCACGCCCGATTGTTGCTTTACATCGCGGCCCTGGCGTTTCCGGTCGCGATGATCGGGCTGTCCGCACTGGGATACGGATTCACGACTGCGGAAATCATTCGGCGGGCGATTTGGACGGCGGTCATCGCGATGTCGGCCGCCATGATCTGGCCGGGTTTGAAATTCGCGTCAGAAGAACTGTGGGAACGCATCACCGGGATGGCGCGCGATCAAGCGGACGGTGACGTGATCGGTGGCTATGCGGATACCGGAAAGGTGTCCGGGGCCCTGGGCGAGCACTTTCTGGAACTGAAACACCACTTGGCGTTCTTGTGCCAGTGTGGCTTGGTGTTGGCCGCCATTTTCGGCTTCGGATGGCTGTGGATCGATGTGTTTCCCAACGCCGATGTCGGGAACCCGGTGGTGTGGACTGTCGACGACGTGGTGACGCAAACGGTGATCGATGCAGACGGCACCAGCAGCCTTCAGTCAAGAACCGAGCCTCGTCCGGTCACCGCGTTTCATTTAGTGTTGGCTGCGGCGACATTGTTTGTGGCATTTCAGTTGGCGAAGCTTCTTCCGGCCTTGTACGACGCGTTGGTGCTGCAGCGTGTTTCGTTTGACGAAGGCATGGAACACTTCACGTTTATCCTTGGACGCGTTCTGATCTTTGGCATCGGCTGTTTGATTGCCGGACGCTTCATCGGACTGCGTTGGCAGACAATCCAGTGGCTGGCCGTTGGGTTGACCATCGGCCTTGGATTCGGATTGCAAGACATGGTTCGCAATCTGTTCGGCGGCTTGATCGTGTTGTTCGAAAAGCCGGCTCGTTTGGGTGATCGCATCACGGTGGGTAAGGTCACCGGTCGCGTGGCGGCTCAGCGACTGCGGACCACCGTCTTGGCTGATGACGACGGTCGCGAAGTCATCGTGCCCAACAAGAACTTCGTCAGCACTGATGTTGTGAACTGGATGGGGGCGGGACGGCTGAGTGCCGTGGCGATGGAAGTGTCGACCACCCGCGACCAGCGGCCCGCGGATCTGTGCCGGATGCTTCAGGAATTGATGATCGAACAACCGGATGTGTTGTTGACCCCTGCACCACAAGCGACGCTTGTATGCGTAGGCCAGCGGTCACAGCGAATCGAAGTACGCGTCTGGGTGGAAGAAACCAAAAGCGTTTCTCGATACCGTGATCAAATGCTACGGTTGATCCGAACCTTCTTGAGCGAACGAGACCTGCTGGCCGGCAACCAACCGTCTCAGCCCGAACTCGCCGACGTCATGCCCGGCGGCGACGAACTCGACCACCTCTTCGACGACGACTTCGACACCCCCAACCTCTCCAAATCCACCCGTCGTCGACGCCCCGCCTGA
- a CDS encoding sulfatase family protein, with translation MHAIEIMYRRWMIRRRAYCAGVMFVSLMFVGLMFVGLLTGTARADDSDRPNILLFITDDESWLERSIHGWSDLPTPAFDRVAKEGALFTHGFTSAPSCAPSRASILSGRNFWELRQGAFIQAYVPQQIPLFTHVLARHGYHVGNTGKGWGPGVTIDESHDQMIGETYDAIELPEPIPGISPIDYAENFRQFLDDRDQDQPFFFWAGIHEPHGPYGDQNHQRLADQFGMSPDTVPMPPVMDDSEANRIERGNTLYEIAYADQQLSRMLDLLERTGQDDNTLVVVTSDNGSVVLDGESLRAKASPYDNGVHVPLAIRWPAKMPGGRTVTDFVSLIDLAPTFLQLAGIPVPDGMSGKSLVPILRSEQSGRIDPSRSTVVTGLEWHGEFDPDSRSSRSIRNDQFSYIVRYGNIGGSQWATPIAKEFYDVANDPWEQHNLIDDPQYTDDIASLSSQLEQYQRQTGDPRITGDQDIFRRTRDYVQKRKRVGYDQTLTLPFE, from the coding sequence AACATCTTGCTGTTCATCACGGACGACGAAAGCTGGTTGGAACGCAGCATCCATGGCTGGTCCGACTTGCCCACGCCGGCGTTTGATCGTGTTGCAAAAGAAGGGGCGTTGTTCACGCACGGATTCACGTCCGCGCCGTCCTGTGCCCCGTCGCGTGCGTCGATCTTGTCCGGTCGCAACTTCTGGGAACTGCGTCAAGGTGCTTTCATTCAAGCGTACGTGCCACAGCAAATCCCGTTGTTTACCCATGTGTTGGCTCGGCACGGTTACCACGTCGGCAATACCGGCAAAGGATGGGGCCCCGGGGTGACGATCGACGAAAGTCACGATCAGATGATCGGCGAGACGTACGACGCGATTGAATTACCTGAACCGATCCCGGGGATTAGCCCGATCGACTACGCGGAAAACTTCCGGCAATTCTTGGACGACCGAGATCAGGACCAACCCTTTTTCTTCTGGGCCGGCATTCACGAACCGCATGGCCCCTACGGCGATCAAAACCATCAACGCTTGGCCGACCAGTTCGGCATGTCGCCCGACACCGTACCGATGCCGCCGGTGATGGACGATTCCGAAGCCAATCGGATCGAACGCGGCAACACGTTGTATGAAATCGCCTACGCCGACCAGCAACTGTCGCGGATGTTGGATTTATTGGAACGAACCGGACAAGACGACAATACGCTGGTCGTGGTGACATCGGACAACGGCAGCGTGGTTCTGGACGGCGAATCCCTGCGGGCCAAGGCTTCACCCTATGACAACGGTGTCCATGTTCCGCTGGCGATCCGCTGGCCGGCAAAGATGCCTGGCGGCCGAACCGTGACCGACTTCGTTAGCCTGATCGATCTGGCACCCACGTTCCTACAGTTGGCCGGGATTCCCGTTCCCGATGGTATGTCGGGGAAAAGTCTGGTTCCGATTCTGCGGTCCGAACAGTCCGGCCGAATCGATCCGAGCCGAAGCACCGTGGTCACCGGATTGGAATGGCACGGCGAATTCGATCCCGATTCACGATCCAGCCGCAGTATCCGCAACGATCAATTTTCTTACATCGTTCGCTACGGCAACATCGGCGGATCTCAGTGGGCGACTCCGATTGCCAAAGAGTTTTATGACGTCGCGAATGATCCGTGGGAACAACACAACCTGATCGATGATCCGCAATACACCGACGACATCGCATCGCTTTCCAGCCAACTGGAACAATACCAACGTCAAACGGGGGACCCACGCATCACGGGCGATCAAGACATCTTCCGCAGAACTCGCGACTACGTGCAAAAACGCAAACGCGTTGGCTATGACCAAACACTGACCCTGCCGTTTGAATAG